A region of Pyxidicoccus parkwaysis DNA encodes the following proteins:
- a CDS encoding OsmC family protein: MSGHEHRYTVALKWTGNTGAGTASYRAYERAHELSVEGKPVIPGSSDPAFRGDPKRWNPEELLVASLSACHKLWYLHLCSAAGVVVTDYVDAAEGVMAEEADGGGHFTRVVLRPRVTIAAGCDREKAHALHHEAHAKCFIANSVNFPVTHEPTTLVETART, encoded by the coding sequence ATGTCGGGACACGAGCATCGCTACACGGTGGCGTTGAAGTGGACGGGCAACACGGGCGCGGGAACGGCCAGCTACCGCGCCTACGAGCGCGCACACGAGCTGAGCGTGGAGGGCAAGCCCGTCATTCCGGGCTCGTCCGACCCGGCCTTCCGTGGAGACCCGAAGCGGTGGAACCCGGAGGAGCTGCTCGTGGCGTCGCTGTCCGCGTGTCACAAGCTCTGGTACCTGCACCTGTGCTCCGCCGCGGGCGTGGTGGTGACGGACTACGTGGACGCGGCCGAGGGCGTCATGGCCGAGGAGGCGGACGGAGGCGGCCACTTCACGCGCGTGGTGCTGCGTCCGCGCGTCACGATTGCCGCGGGCTGCGACCGGGAGAAGGCCCACGCGCTCCACCACGAGGCGCATGCGAAGTGCTTCATCGCCAACTCGGTCAACTTCCCCGTCACCCACGAGCCCACGACGCTCGTGGAGACAGCGCGTACCTGA
- a CDS encoding winged helix-turn-helix domain-containing protein → MHTSSRQGLGPPAVFVGRAEEVQRLGGMLRRVRTGVVYGLPGVGKSALSAAVAARYRGPVVHRRIRPGDTLDAVVDDVRRLLSEAPVAQALSDASRLEELALALEARRALCVLDDLHGLKPAERAALLEEVGGRLRQGALLATSREAVPRRASSPDRFELRLDGLPEPAARALWEQLDALYGPREGFDAAWDRSRGVPFLLRRAHAGDAGDDEPVRAALAALPPDERRLAAVLALSEVPLPARALQGVLPGGDAEETLRRLGARLLVETDAQGRHGVHDLVREALTSLLTPDEARAAHESLLALLEHEPLPAVVRVRAACRHLEALGRGRERADFIVEQAESLVRLGAAAELLSLLGSLPEALRTPEVRLARARALVRLLDLRRALAELLELRAALEATSASEEDALREDVGTVLVRVALFSLEVETCEKTLAAMPMPRQPEVFLQQLLAWAALRFFQGRLDESLEMLDSAAAASEDRRVLGWCAYARVLMLWIEGRDSELAEPLAQCVSLLEGAPLDSRGPMVTALSAGILSRLGRITEAEAALAKARERLGRLGAPRLALELDCISAWCLADRGERRAALAALRDTEARAEHAGYLFVRHLSRLGAGRMLLELGRRAEGLALLDVVESDARARGAHGLARAAEVARAVDVTRQVALPATVEPREVRPGVAARQRALAALHAAMQGDSVRVAGLLASLDSLARGEDFALERALGHLSRALLHQRAERPLDAQAAMEAAARDASVGEVDPELIPELARALAPRTALPQADAPGISDAVVVDARQHVVRTPGRTVSLAKRVLPRRLLYALARQPGRTLPKEACVRAMWDAEYDPRLHDNSLRVHVSFVRELLEGTSARVVFEDPGYRLDASEGFAFIGDETDSA, encoded by the coding sequence ATGCACACGTCGTCTCGACAGGGGTTGGGGCCCCCCGCTGTCTTCGTCGGCCGCGCCGAGGAAGTCCAACGCCTCGGCGGCATGCTGCGGCGCGTGAGGACGGGGGTCGTCTACGGCCTGCCGGGCGTGGGCAAGTCCGCGCTCTCGGCGGCGGTGGCGGCGCGCTACCGGGGCCCCGTCGTCCACCGGCGCATCCGCCCCGGGGACACGCTGGACGCGGTGGTGGATGACGTGCGCCGCCTGCTGAGCGAGGCCCCCGTCGCTCAGGCGCTCTCGGATGCGTCGCGCCTGGAGGAACTGGCCCTGGCGCTGGAGGCGCGTCGCGCGCTGTGCGTGCTGGATGACCTGCACGGGCTCAAGCCCGCCGAGCGCGCCGCGCTGCTGGAGGAGGTGGGCGGGCGGCTGAGGCAGGGCGCGCTGCTGGCCACCTCTCGCGAGGCGGTGCCCCGGCGTGCCTCCAGTCCGGACCGCTTCGAGCTGCGGCTGGACGGCCTGCCCGAGCCCGCGGCCCGCGCGCTGTGGGAGCAGCTCGACGCGCTGTACGGCCCGCGCGAGGGCTTCGACGCCGCGTGGGACCGCTCTCGCGGCGTGCCCTTCCTCCTGCGCCGCGCCCATGCCGGTGACGCCGGGGACGACGAGCCCGTGCGCGCGGCGCTGGCGGCGCTGCCTCCGGATGAGCGGAGGCTGGCGGCGGTGCTGGCGCTCAGCGAGGTGCCGCTGCCGGCGCGAGCGCTCCAGGGCGTGCTGCCCGGGGGTGACGCCGAGGAGACGCTGCGGCGGCTGGGCGCGAGGCTGCTGGTGGAGACGGACGCGCAGGGCCGGCACGGCGTGCATGACCTGGTTCGCGAGGCCCTCACGTCGCTGCTCACGCCGGACGAGGCGCGCGCCGCGCACGAGTCGCTGCTGGCGCTGCTCGAGCACGAGCCGCTGCCCGCCGTGGTGCGAGTGCGCGCGGCGTGCCGTCACCTCGAGGCGCTGGGCCGGGGCCGCGAGCGCGCGGACTTCATCGTCGAACAGGCGGAGTCGCTGGTGCGCCTGGGCGCCGCCGCCGAGTTGCTCTCGCTGCTGGGCTCGCTGCCCGAGGCGCTGCGCACGCCCGAGGTGCGGCTGGCCCGGGCCCGCGCGCTGGTGCGGCTGTTGGACCTGCGCCGCGCGCTGGCCGAATTGCTGGAGCTGCGCGCCGCGCTGGAGGCGACGTCCGCGTCGGAGGAGGACGCGCTGCGCGAGGACGTGGGCACGGTGCTGGTCCGCGTGGCGCTGTTCTCGCTGGAGGTGGAGACCTGCGAGAAGACGCTCGCCGCCATGCCCATGCCTCGCCAGCCGGAGGTGTTCCTCCAGCAACTGCTGGCGTGGGCGGCGCTGCGCTTCTTCCAGGGCCGGCTGGACGAGTCGCTGGAGATGCTCGACTCCGCGGCGGCCGCGTCCGAGGACCGGCGGGTGCTGGGCTGGTGCGCCTATGCCCGCGTGCTGATGCTGTGGATTGAGGGCCGCGACAGCGAGCTGGCGGAGCCGCTGGCCCAGTGCGTGTCGCTGCTGGAGGGCGCGCCGCTGGACTCGCGCGGACCCATGGTGACGGCCCTGTCCGCGGGCATCCTCAGCCGGCTGGGGCGCATCACCGAGGCGGAGGCCGCGCTGGCGAAGGCGCGCGAGCGGCTGGGCCGGCTGGGCGCGCCCCGCCTGGCACTGGAGCTGGACTGCATCTCCGCGTGGTGCCTGGCGGACCGGGGCGAGCGCCGCGCCGCGCTCGCCGCGCTGCGGGACACGGAGGCCCGCGCCGAGCACGCGGGCTACCTCTTCGTCCGGCACCTCTCACGCCTCGGCGCCGGGCGCATGCTGCTGGAGCTGGGCCGGCGCGCGGAGGGGCTGGCGCTGCTGGACGTGGTGGAGTCCGACGCCCGCGCTCGTGGGGCGCATGGGCTGGCCCGGGCCGCGGAGGTGGCTCGCGCCGTGGACGTCACGCGGCAGGTGGCCCTGCCCGCCACCGTGGAGCCGCGCGAGGTGCGCCCGGGCGTGGCCGCTCGCCAGCGCGCCCTCGCGGCCCTGCACGCCGCGATGCAGGGCGACAGCGTGCGCGTGGCCGGGCTGCTCGCCTCGCTGGATTCGCTGGCGCGCGGCGAGGACTTCGCGCTGGAGCGCGCGCTGGGGCACCTGTCGCGGGCCTTGCTGCACCAGCGCGCGGAGCGGCCGCTGGACGCACAGGCCGCGATGGAGGCCGCCGCGCGCGACGCCTCGGTGGGGGAGGTGGACCCGGAATTGATTCCGGAGCTGGCCCGCGCGCTGGCGCCCCGCACCGCGCTCCCCCAGGCCGACGCGCCGGGCATCTCCGACGCGGTGGTGGTGGACGCGCGCCAGCACGTGGTGCGCACCCCGGGGCGCACGGTGTCGCTGGCGAAGCGCGTGCTGCCGCGCCGGCTGCTGTACGCGCTGGCCCGCCAGCCGGGGCGCACCCTGCCGAAGGAGGCCTGCGTACGCGCCATGTGGGACGCGGAATATGACCCGCGCCTCCACGACAACTCGCTGCGCGTCCACGTGAGCTTCGTGCGCGAGTTGCTGGAGGGCACCAGCGCGCGCGTGGTGTTCGAGGACCCCGGCTACCGGCTGGACGCGTCCGAGGGCTTCGCCTTCATCGGCGACGAGACGGACTCCGCCTGA
- a CDS encoding sensor histidine kinase, with product MPPPFVPMKPQEHRASERPPLPATAADEAGLSPEARLCVLQEMMEEAFLSLDAHGRIRDLNGRAAMLLGQPAERLRGQEPWGAWPELAGTVLHERLMAALATREGGRFLAELPSRMWLEVTVRAVGDETWVLAADITRRQQAESEVARTEERFRQVGERFQVALESAQMAVWETNLATGHVFRSEGHDRLYGYPEPLTEWTHERFLASIHPEDRPEVEAQVASIFARDVDAYASAFRTRWPDGSWHWLISRAKVIRDAAGNVVVVRGAILDVTTLKETEAALQEAVRTRDDFLSLASHELRTPLTSLRLQLQMLRRMAETTPAEPLAAPKVAAKLDITERQLRRLGALVDNLLDVSRIQTGKLDFQFADGDLAAVVSDLVARFADEARQAGVTLSVRVDGPVQGRFDRLRLEQVVSNLLANALRYGAGSPVRVSLTREEGPVRLVVRDYGPGVAEKDRERIFERFAQNPNAAHKGGLGLGLYIVRQIVEAHGGRVHVEAAPGGGSAFVVDLPL from the coding sequence GTGCCGCCGCCATTCGTCCCGATGAAGCCGCAGGAGCACCGCGCCTCCGAGCGCCCTCCCCTGCCCGCGACGGCCGCCGACGAAGCGGGCCTCTCCCCCGAGGCCCGCCTGTGCGTGCTGCAGGAGATGATGGAGGAGGCGTTCCTCTCCCTGGATGCCCATGGCCGCATCCGCGACTTGAATGGCCGCGCCGCCATGTTGCTGGGCCAGCCCGCGGAGCGGCTGCGCGGCCAGGAGCCGTGGGGCGCCTGGCCCGAGCTGGCGGGCACCGTGCTGCACGAGCGGCTGATGGCCGCCCTCGCCACGCGCGAAGGCGGGCGCTTCCTCGCGGAGCTGCCCTCGCGCATGTGGCTGGAGGTGACGGTGCGCGCCGTGGGCGACGAGACATGGGTGCTGGCCGCGGACATCACCCGCCGCCAGCAGGCGGAGAGCGAGGTGGCTCGCACCGAGGAGCGCTTCCGCCAGGTGGGAGAGCGCTTTCAGGTGGCGCTGGAGTCCGCGCAGATGGCCGTCTGGGAGACGAACCTCGCCACCGGCCACGTGTTCCGCTCCGAGGGGCATGACCGGCTCTACGGCTATCCGGAGCCCCTCACGGAGTGGACCCACGAGCGCTTCCTCGCCTCCATCCACCCGGAGGACCGGCCCGAGGTGGAGGCGCAGGTGGCCTCCATCTTCGCCCGGGACGTGGACGCGTATGCCTCCGCGTTCCGCACGCGGTGGCCGGACGGCTCGTGGCACTGGCTCATCAGCCGCGCGAAGGTGATTCGCGACGCGGCGGGCAACGTCGTCGTGGTGCGAGGCGCCATCCTCGACGTCACCACGCTGAAGGAGACGGAGGCCGCGCTGCAGGAGGCCGTGCGCACGCGCGACGACTTCCTGTCCCTGGCGAGCCATGAGCTGCGCACGCCGCTCACCTCGCTGCGCCTGCAGCTCCAGATGCTGCGGCGCATGGCGGAGACGACGCCCGCGGAGCCGCTCGCCGCGCCGAAGGTGGCGGCGAAGCTGGACATCACCGAGCGCCAGCTCCGCAGGCTGGGCGCGCTGGTGGACAACCTGCTGGACGTCAGCCGCATCCAGACGGGCAAGCTGGACTTCCAGTTCGCGGACGGGGACCTCGCCGCGGTGGTGTCGGACCTGGTGGCACGCTTCGCGGACGAGGCGCGGCAGGCGGGCGTGACGTTGAGCGTGCGGGTGGACGGGCCGGTGCAGGGCCGCTTCGACCGGCTGCGCCTGGAGCAGGTGGTGAGCAACCTGCTGGCCAATGCCCTGCGGTACGGCGCGGGCAGCCCCGTGCGCGTGTCGCTGACGCGCGAGGAAGGCCCCGTCCGGCTGGTGGTGAGGGACTACGGTCCGGGTGTGGCGGAGAAGGACCGCGAGCGCATCTTCGAGCGCTTCGCGCAGAACCCCAACGCCGCGCACAAGGGCGGCCTCGGGCTGGGGCTCTACATCGTCCGGCAGATTGTCGAGGCGCACGGCGGGCGCGTGCACGTGGAGGCAGCGCCCGGCGGTGGCTCGGCCTTCGTGGTGGACCTGCCGCTGTAG
- a CDS encoding DUF1206 domain-containing protein produces the protein MATGALRGPDLRHVAHAGREAGRSGVVVAARVGYAARAAVYAVIGVLALMLAAGHGGRTTDTHGAVVEVARQPFGSVLLVLLGVGLLAFAVWRFVQAVLDVEGKGRSGKALVTRLVFAGSGVIHASLAMFAFNLLRGHAHRGRGTQGMTAELMSKPFGQVLVGAVGVVVIGFAVQQFMQAAQGKMLEKLSLTGLAARRRTWVERISKAGVAARAVVFLLVGVFFIQAAIQADPGEAGGLGEALGTLAAQPFGPWLLGLVAAGLVAYAVYQLLVARYRHIATP, from the coding sequence ATGGCGACGGGAGCCCTGCGAGGGCCCGACCTTCGGCACGTGGCCCACGCGGGGCGTGAGGCCGGCAGGAGCGGCGTGGTGGTGGCGGCCCGGGTGGGCTACGCCGCGCGCGCCGCTGTCTACGCGGTGATTGGCGTACTGGCCCTGATGCTGGCCGCGGGCCACGGCGGCCGCACCACGGACACGCACGGCGCGGTGGTGGAGGTCGCCCGCCAGCCGTTCGGCTCGGTGCTGCTCGTCCTGCTCGGAGTGGGCCTGCTGGCCTTCGCCGTCTGGCGCTTCGTGCAGGCAGTGCTGGACGTGGAGGGCAAGGGCCGCTCCGGAAAGGCGCTCGTCACGCGCCTCGTGTTCGCGGGCAGCGGCGTGATTCACGCCAGCCTCGCGATGTTTGCCTTCAACCTGCTGCGCGGCCATGCGCACCGGGGCCGAGGCACCCAGGGAATGACAGCGGAGCTGATGTCGAAGCCCTTCGGCCAGGTGCTGGTGGGCGCGGTGGGCGTCGTGGTGATTGGCTTCGCCGTGCAGCAGTTCATGCAGGCGGCACAGGGGAAGATGCTGGAGAAGCTGAGCCTCACGGGCCTCGCCGCGCGGCGGCGCACGTGGGTGGAGCGCATCAGCAAGGCCGGCGTGGCGGCGCGCGCGGTGGTGTTCCTGCTCGTTGGAGTCTTCTTCATCCAGGCCGCCATTCAGGCGGACCCGGGTGAGGCGGGCGGCCTGGGCGAGGCGCTGGGCACGCTGGCCGCGCAGCCGTTCGGTCCGTGGCTGCTGGGGCTGGTGGCGGCGGGCCTCGTCGCCTACGCCGTCTACCAGCTCCTGGTGGCGCGCTACCGCCACATCGCCACGCCATGA
- a CDS encoding TetR/AcrR family transcriptional regulator encodes MKRPNRADAQRNLDSLLEAAKAVFAESGVDAPVREIAARAGVGVATVYRHFPQRSELIAAVYRREIDACAAAAPALAREHEPFEALARWLHRFSSLIATKRGLAASLNAEDPAYQALPAYFRQHLEPVLKSLLDAAAAAGQVRDDVDAYELLRGVGNLCVPVAELGPGYSRRMVDLLIDGLRYGARPVRAPASRVPR; translated from the coding sequence ATGAAGAGACCCAATCGAGCTGACGCGCAGCGCAACCTCGACTCGCTCCTCGAGGCGGCGAAGGCGGTATTCGCCGAGTCCGGAGTCGACGCGCCCGTGCGGGAGATCGCGGCGCGCGCTGGCGTCGGGGTCGCGACGGTGTATCGGCACTTCCCCCAACGTTCCGAGCTGATTGCGGCCGTGTACCGGCGCGAAATCGACGCATGCGCGGCCGCCGCTCCGGCGCTGGCGCGTGAGCATGAGCCGTTTGAGGCGCTGGCGCGGTGGCTCCATCGGTTCTCGAGTCTCATCGCCACCAAGCGGGGACTCGCCGCTTCGCTCAACGCGGAGGACCCGGCGTATCAGGCACTGCCGGCGTATTTCCGTCAGCACCTGGAGCCGGTGCTCAAGTCGCTCCTCGATGCCGCGGCGGCCGCGGGTCAGGTTCGCGACGACGTCGACGCGTACGAGCTCTTGCGAGGCGTGGGCAATCTCTGCGTTCCCGTCGCGGAGCTTGGACCTGGCTACAGCCGGAGGATGGTCGACCTGCTGATTGATGGGCTGCGCTACGGCGCGCGTCCCGTCCGGGCACCTGCTTCCAGGGTCCCTCGTTGA
- a CDS encoding ATP-binding protein, with amino-acid sequence MGDVLRRLTLPPTGTLRAVPEHAPEPDTTPEPAAPTGTVALVFTDVQGSTRLWERCNAGMGAALKVHDEVLRSLLARGNGYEVKTQGDSFMVAFPTVLEALRWCLDAQEALLRAPWPAEVLAQPEAAEEHGPRGLLNRGLRVRMGVHVGEPECRVDEQTGRTDYLGRMVNVAARVTSAGHGGQVLVSGGAWAQVAPAVESLGRPAVRPLGAFRLKGIDDAVALVEVLPAALSDRRFGAPRAPRDRQGNVPVVRDGLVGRSAELATLKRWLADGVRLVTVLGPGGMGKTRLASHFGALELESGVWEGGVWLCELAEVQSADALCHAVGQALGVALRRDGDPTEPVERLGRVLDDCGDVLVILDNLEQAVRHVPATLGRWMSLAPRARFVTTSRESLRLPGERLLDLTPLAVPEVGEWRLEEVSRSDAVRLFVQRAREARGDFELTAEEAPRVADIVRQLDGIALALELAAARMALLSVSQLLERLSRRFELLRGGRRDASARQATLRGAIDWSWNLLDPAEQTALACCSVFSGGFTLEAAEAVMVLPDDAPVLEVLESLRAKSLLRVLEPEDPGGERRLGQYESIRQYAAAKLRELGGAEALAQRHADWYLAVARGLRERVRSPGGAEALRQLALERENLLSVCDNGLRVMPATPASVERALEALVVLEPEVVTRGPVSLLLARLDSALALAGTVAVSPRLLAESLAARGRVMLEAGHLDQAREDLEAARIALKGLGLVTGEKRVLVDLSIVARHEGEVPRAWALVREALRLPSGEERWLEAYALGNLGLVEQARCGAEAAIPHLRDAQVLFRSVGDVTFEVGFLTNCAVAIGEAGRTREALALLEEAMTRAASVGDRAGHALARLNLGCFLLEEGRALDAREHLLAAGRMGRQLGQRLLECTALGELGRAEAVLGSLEEAWARLSEAVSGLGRVSRGQALRFAIHRAAVEAFLGDPAAAEASFVVLEGAPELQEDPVLRELVALLRGAVDVVCARAMLADSERVLLAREALRRRMERARCAPAEAVSSDLRGALRFLEGMLSNACASGPSART; translated from the coding sequence ATGGGAGATGTCTTGCGAAGGCTGACGCTGCCACCGACGGGGACGCTGAGGGCCGTGCCCGAGCATGCGCCGGAGCCAGACACCACTCCGGAGCCGGCCGCGCCCACCGGCACGGTGGCGCTGGTCTTCACCGACGTGCAGGGCTCTACGCGGCTGTGGGAGCGCTGCAACGCGGGCATGGGCGCCGCGCTGAAGGTGCACGACGAAGTGCTGCGCTCGCTGCTGGCGCGCGGCAACGGCTACGAGGTGAAGACGCAGGGCGACTCCTTCATGGTGGCCTTCCCCACCGTGCTGGAGGCGCTGCGCTGGTGTCTGGATGCGCAGGAGGCGCTGCTGCGCGCGCCCTGGCCGGCGGAGGTCCTCGCGCAGCCGGAGGCCGCGGAGGAGCACGGCCCGCGCGGCCTGTTGAATCGAGGCTTGCGCGTGCGCATGGGCGTCCACGTGGGCGAGCCCGAGTGCCGCGTCGACGAGCAGACGGGGCGCACGGACTACCTGGGCCGCATGGTGAACGTGGCGGCGCGGGTGACGTCGGCGGGACATGGCGGACAGGTGCTGGTGAGCGGCGGCGCGTGGGCGCAGGTGGCGCCAGCGGTGGAGTCGCTGGGCCGGCCCGCGGTGCGCCCGCTCGGCGCGTTCCGCCTCAAGGGCATCGACGATGCGGTGGCGCTGGTGGAGGTGCTGCCGGCGGCGCTGTCGGACCGGCGCTTCGGCGCGCCCCGGGCGCCGCGCGACAGGCAGGGCAACGTGCCCGTGGTGCGCGATGGCCTCGTGGGCCGGAGCGCGGAGTTGGCGACGCTGAAGCGCTGGCTCGCGGACGGCGTGCGGCTCGTCACCGTGCTGGGGCCGGGCGGCATGGGCAAGACGCGGCTGGCCTCGCACTTCGGCGCGCTGGAGCTGGAGTCGGGCGTCTGGGAGGGCGGCGTCTGGCTGTGCGAGTTGGCGGAGGTGCAGTCCGCGGACGCGCTCTGCCACGCGGTGGGCCAGGCGCTGGGCGTGGCGCTGCGGCGGGACGGAGACCCCACCGAGCCCGTGGAGCGGCTGGGCCGCGTGCTGGATGACTGCGGAGACGTGCTCGTCATCCTCGACAACCTGGAGCAGGCGGTGCGGCACGTGCCGGCCACGCTGGGACGGTGGATGTCCCTGGCCCCGCGCGCGCGCTTCGTTACCACCTCGCGCGAGTCGCTGCGCCTGCCCGGTGAGCGCCTGTTGGATTTGACGCCGCTGGCGGTGCCGGAGGTGGGCGAGTGGCGGCTGGAGGAGGTCTCTCGCTCGGATGCGGTGCGCCTCTTCGTGCAGCGGGCGCGCGAGGCGCGAGGGGACTTCGAGCTGACGGCGGAGGAGGCGCCCCGCGTCGCGGACATCGTGCGGCAGTTGGACGGCATCGCCCTGGCGCTGGAGCTGGCGGCGGCGCGCATGGCGCTCCTGAGCGTGAGCCAGCTGCTGGAGCGGCTGTCGCGCCGCTTCGAGTTGCTGCGCGGCGGCCGTCGGGACGCGAGCGCGCGGCAGGCCACGCTGCGCGGAGCCATCGACTGGTCCTGGAACCTGCTGGACCCCGCCGAGCAGACGGCGCTGGCGTGCTGCTCCGTGTTCAGCGGTGGCTTCACGCTGGAAGCGGCGGAGGCGGTGATGGTGCTGCCGGACGACGCGCCGGTGCTGGAGGTGCTGGAGTCGCTGCGCGCCAAGTCACTGCTGCGGGTGCTGGAGCCGGAGGACCCGGGTGGGGAGCGGCGGCTGGGCCAGTACGAGAGCATCCGTCAGTACGCGGCGGCGAAGCTGCGGGAGTTGGGCGGAGCGGAGGCGCTCGCGCAGCGGCACGCGGACTGGTACCTCGCGGTGGCGCGGGGGCTGCGCGAGCGCGTGCGCAGCCCCGGCGGAGCGGAGGCGCTGCGGCAGCTCGCGCTGGAGCGGGAGAACCTGCTGTCTGTGTGTGACAACGGGCTGCGGGTGATGCCCGCCACGCCGGCCTCGGTGGAGCGCGCGCTGGAAGCGCTGGTGGTGCTGGAGCCGGAAGTCGTGACACGAGGGCCGGTGAGCCTGCTGTTGGCGCGGCTGGACTCGGCGCTGGCGCTGGCGGGCACCGTGGCGGTCTCTCCGCGTCTGCTGGCCGAGTCGCTCGCGGCGCGGGGCCGGGTGATGCTGGAGGCGGGGCACCTGGACCAGGCGCGGGAGGATTTGGAGGCCGCGCGCATCGCGCTGAAGGGGCTGGGCCTGGTGACGGGAGAGAAGCGCGTGCTGGTGGACCTGTCCATCGTCGCGCGCCACGAGGGCGAGGTGCCGCGCGCGTGGGCGCTGGTGCGCGAGGCGCTGCGGCTGCCGTCGGGGGAGGAGCGCTGGCTGGAGGCGTACGCGCTGGGCAACCTGGGGCTGGTGGAGCAGGCGCGCTGTGGCGCGGAGGCGGCCATTCCGCACCTGCGGGACGCGCAGGTGTTGTTCCGCTCGGTGGGGGACGTGACGTTCGAGGTGGGCTTCCTCACCAACTGCGCGGTGGCCATCGGCGAGGCGGGGCGCACGCGCGAGGCGCTGGCGCTGCTGGAGGAGGCGATGACTCGCGCGGCCAGCGTGGGAGACCGGGCGGGGCATGCGCTGGCTCGGCTCAACCTGGGCTGCTTCCTGCTGGAGGAGGGACGGGCGCTGGACGCGCGCGAGCACCTGCTGGCGGCGGGACGCATGGGGCGGCAGTTGGGGCAGCGTCTGCTGGAGTGCACGGCGCTGGGTGAACTGGGACGCGCGGAGGCGGTGCTGGGCTCGCTGGAGGAAGCGTGGGCGCGGCTGTCGGAGGCGGTGTCCGGGCTGGGTCGGGTGTCTCGAGGACAGGCGCTGCGCTTCGCCATCCATCGTGCCGCGGTGGAGGCCTTCCTGGGAGACCCGGCGGCCGCGGAGGCGAGCTTCGTGGTGCTGGAGGGCGCGCCCGAGCTGCAGGAAGACCCGGTGCTGCGTGAGCTGGTCGCGCTGCTGCGAGGCGCGGTGGACGTGGTGTGCGCGAGGGCCATGCTGGCTGACTCCGAGCGGGTGCTGCTGGCCCGGGAGGCGCTGCGCCGCCGCATGGAGCGGGCGCGCTGCGCTCCAGCGGAGGCGGTGTCTTCAGACCTGCGAGGCGCGCTGCGTTTCCTGGAGGGCATGCTGAGCAACGCATGCGCTTCCGGCCCGTCCGCCCGGACCTGA
- a CDS encoding aldo/keto reductase → MTAIHRRTQLGKTGPGVFPIALGCMGMSGAYGPSDERESIATIHEAIERGVTLLDTADFYANGHNELLIRRALEGQRAKVQLSVKFGAMRGPDGALVGFDGRPAAVKNFVTYSLQRLGVDYIDVYRPARLDPAVPIEDTVGAIAELVKGGYVRNIGLSEVGAETIRRAAKVHPLSDLQIEYALITREPEKAIFPTLAELGMSATLYGVLSRGLLTGAKAEGARQHFPRFSGEAGQRNAAAVARFHAFAAERGMTPAQLAVAWVLAKQPMLVPVVGARTRKQLLDVLGALDKPLSPADVAAVEATLPTDAIAGTRYPEQQMKLLDSER, encoded by the coding sequence ATGACCGCCATCCACCGCAGAACGCAACTCGGCAAGACGGGCCCTGGGGTGTTTCCCATTGCCCTCGGCTGCATGGGCATGTCGGGAGCGTACGGCCCCTCTGACGAGCGCGAGAGCATCGCGACGATTCACGAGGCCATCGAGCGCGGAGTGACGCTGCTCGATACAGCCGATTTCTACGCCAACGGGCACAACGAGCTGCTCATTCGCCGGGCGCTCGAGGGTCAGCGCGCGAAGGTGCAGCTTTCGGTGAAGTTCGGGGCCATGCGCGGGCCGGACGGGGCCCTGGTGGGCTTCGACGGGCGCCCCGCGGCGGTCAAGAATTTCGTCACGTACAGCTTGCAGCGGCTCGGTGTGGACTACATCGACGTGTACCGCCCCGCTCGACTCGACCCGGCCGTCCCCATCGAAGACACCGTGGGCGCAATCGCCGAGCTGGTGAAGGGCGGCTACGTTCGGAACATCGGACTCTCCGAAGTCGGCGCCGAGACCATCCGCCGCGCGGCGAAGGTACACCCGTTGAGCGACCTGCAAATCGAGTACGCGCTCATCACGCGCGAGCCGGAAAAGGCCATATTTCCCACGCTCGCCGAGCTCGGCATGAGCGCGACGCTGTACGGCGTGCTCTCGCGCGGGCTCTTGACGGGAGCGAAGGCTGAAGGTGCCCGCCAGCACTTCCCTCGCTTCAGCGGCGAGGCCGGCCAGCGCAATGCGGCAGCCGTGGCGCGTTTTCACGCGTTCGCTGCCGAGCGCGGGATGACGCCTGCCCAGCTCGCCGTGGCGTGGGTGCTGGCGAAGCAACCGATGCTCGTGCCCGTGGTCGGCGCGCGCACGCGGAAGCAGCTGCTCGACGTGCTCGGCGCGCTCGACAAGCCCCTGTCGCCCGCCGATGTGGCCGCGGTCGAGGCGACCCTGCCCACGGATGCCATCGCCGGGACGCGCTACCCCGAGCAGCAGATGAAGCTGCTCGACAGTGAGCGCTAA